The DNA region TGGCGGTAGGTAAGtaggcttagttccttttaagGAGAAAAAGAAGGCATCGATGATGTGTGTGTCCTGGCCGGAGCAACCCTGACAGGCAGATCGAACAACGAAGCTTATCCCTGAAACAAGTTGACAAACAATCCCTTTTCTCGCGGTGttccttgctgctgctgctgctgctgctgcaagtCTGCAACGATCAACCTTTATAGCTCCCAAAGCGACGGCCAGGAAAAAACCTGACACGATCTTATCCCCCAACGCGCCTAGTTTGTCAACTCAAAACTCCATTGGTGGGTGTAAAAGATCCATCCCTCTTTCCCCATGTGACTGATTGCACGGACgcgggcctcagttgggccaaaAGCCCGGCGCAACTTGCAGTACTTGTAGGTGAATTGTCCCGGTCTGATGTCGTTACGGCACTGACGAAACACACCACATGACTCATCTAGTTGTCTCTCTGCCTCTGATCTGCTAAGGATCAAACCACACCAGATGATGCAGGCGATTAAATTCGATGTCGCCATCTACCTAATACGAGATCGATCGAGCCCCGAATCGTCTCTGATTAGGAAGTCGCTGTTGGTGTTTACTGTTCTAGCTTTACTGACATGAATGGAGCTAGTGATATTATTGGAGAAAATCACAGGACACCATCGTAGACTGCAGAGACTAGCATAGCTGGTCATCGGCGTTGCTGACATGCAAGTTCATAGACTTGCATTGGTTGCTACTTGCCAATGCTTTCTCTTCGATTtcagaaaagaagaaatgctTTCTCTCTTCATGGGTCTACCACTTCCATCATGTTCCAACAGTCTAGTGTTCCACTAGGCTTCGTGCTCTGGCTTTTGTTTAGACGGGATAAGTCTTGTCCTCAAGTTAAATTATATGTACTGAGTGCTATATATTACTCAATTATTGGTCGGTACGGTCAGTAGAACCTTTTTTGAGTTCGTCAGATCTGTGGCTGTCCACAAGTTTCTTGACACCTGGCTCAGCTCTCTTCCACTATCGAGGCTGCAAATCTtctatttcaaaaaaaaaaaagaggagagAAGGCACCATCTGAGGGAGCACTGTTACTAGTGTAGACTGTACTGGGTCTAACGGGCCTTTTTAAGACCTCATCACAGATGATGCCACTAACGTCAACCCATCCCTGTCGGTGAGTGCAACCGATGCTGTTGAGCTAGACTAGAAATAAAGCTTCGTTTCAAGTGCTGGAATTTTCCCGGATTCCTGTAGGAGTGGATCAtattttccttcttcctctccaaGCATATGTCCTTATAGCTAGACCTATATACGGTTCCTTATGTATTGTAGCTCCTACCAAAATCCAAAATGATCCTTATCAACATCGACAACAATCCTATTCCCTCCATTctaaattattagtcattttagTTATGCATTTAGAAATAAATATATATGTAGATACATAgtaaaaactatgtatctagaaaaattaaaataactaataatttaATATGGAGGGAATATTTATTACACTGAAAACTTGTCTCGGAGGAGTGCTCCTGGAGCCTCTAAATCGCCAATACCGCTTTTGTTCTCCTAAAAAGATTTTGCATAATTGCATTTATTCTCCGGATATATACCAGACGACGTAAAGCAATGGAGATTGATGTCTGCCCTCTAGTTTTGTCGCTAGAACCGGACGCGTTTCTTGGATATGAAGAAACAAGCAACATCAGTCAGCTGGGCAAACTCCCACGCGCAAAACCCAAATCAGCAACATCAATGTCATGGTTCCGTCCCTAATCGTGGCTCTCACAGGAATGGAATAAACGGTTCACTAGCATGGAGAAGAAAATGCTAGGTATACTCCGTAGCTCCCACGGACCAACCAGTATAAGAGTGCTAAACCGCCAactctttttttttgagaaaatgcTAAACCGCCAACTCTAGAAAAAAAAATAACAGCTCCTTCATCATTGTAAAAGAATATATGTATTACTATCGTTTTGACATTGACATAGTATCCAACACGCACTTTTGACCATTACTTTCCATAACATTTCCCTTGTAAAAAACCATTAGTAAGTCTCTTCATCCATAAATTGTCATAAACCGATCTTCAAAAAACATtacttatttttatttttttacacTATATATTTTCAAAATTAGGATTTGGCACTGAAAAAGCCGAATAATAAGGGGAAAAAAGAGATGTACAAAAAACATCACATCCATATCACCAAAAGATCTGCGAGAACACTATATTTTTTTACCAGATTGTTTGAGAAGCTTAACCTGTTCCAACTTGCTGAAATGATGTCCAAAATACAAACGTAGAAATTCCCTAACCATAAGAAACCTAAAAAAGGGATATTATTCACTTATTGGATGAACTTTGATCCACGAATTAAATGAAAAGGTTATCCTAGATAAAGTAGTGGATTAATGTTTCCATATATACTCTATACAGATCCGGAAACAAACAAGCTCTCTAGCCTAAAATAATCACCTGTTACCCAGAAAACGGGAGCTCCAACGGTGTGCCCATAGTAAATTGCCATCCTAGGAGCTCCCACTGCACGTGGGCCCCAACTTCCCTTTTTTTGAACGTGGGTCCCAACCCCCGTCACCCCCACCACATCCCGTGAAACCGGAGGCAGTGGCCTTTCCCCCCCGCCCACAGGGCTCCCATGGCGACGCGCCCCTATTTAGCCGCCCCCACCCTCCATGTCCATGCCCACCACCGCCACTTTATTCTCCCCTCCAATCCgccacctcgtcgtcctcctcctcgcgagCTCTAGCAGCCTGGCAGCACTACTGTGGACTACCCGCCCTTTCATCCGATCCCTACTCGAAGGTGAGCAGCCCCGCGCCCATGTCGAATTCCTCTCGTCGCGATCCGGTCGTAGCGTAGCACACAAATACCCCTTCTTGTAACCCGTGCCTGCGCGGATTTGTGCCGGATCTTCTGTCGTCGGTATGGCCGGCGCTAAATCCTCTGCAAAACCAGTTTGATCTGCACTGAAATCTTGTTTGGGCATGTAGGGGTTTTAGTGTTCTACCTCTGCTTGTTTTGTTCTAGTCGGCAGCAGCCCAAATCTAGGGAACCTTTTTGGCTTTATTTGGATTTGTGAACTGTGTGAAATGAAAGCTTTGTATTGATAAGGATTCTTCTCGCTTTGAATTGATGCAGGATACATCGTGAGTAGGCGTGATGGTGCTTGATACCAATACGTGTCCCCCGTTTTCGTGCAGTCTAACACCGTTTCTTGCTAATTCGCATTAGTTTAATGGGACGAATAAACTGTTTCCATTGGGGATTCTTGCACATTTCTTGAacattttctctctcttttttgaGTATTATTACTTTCTGGGGGTTGATGTCCTTTCTTTTTGTGTGTGTCTGCTCCAATTTTGCAGGATCTTGAGTTAAGTTGGGCAAGGAGGTGGTTCATTCCAGCAGGGCCCTTCTCGTGAGCCTACTAGTCTGACCGGCCTTGGTATTTGGGGTTGTTCTGTGCTCTCTTTAATTTGTGAGTTGTGACAGGTTCTTGAAGTGCAATTGATAAGAGTTTTAGTTGTAGAGGAAGAGAGGATTTGCTAATATGGCGTTGGCAGGGACCTCCAAAGTAGTGCTGGGATGTATCGCCTTTGGGATTTTCTGGGTGATGGCCGTCTTCCCCACCGTCCCGTTCATGCCTGTCGGACGGACGGCTGGGTCCCTCCTTGGTGCTATGCTAATGGTCCTGTTCCGTGTCATCTCCCCGGAGGACGCTTACGCTGCGATTGACCTCCCGATCATTGGCCTGCTCTTTGGGACAATGGTCGTCAGCATCTTCCTTGAGAGGGCTGACATGTTTAAGTACCTCGGCAACCTGCTCTCATGGAAGAGCAGGGGTAGCAAGGACCTGCTCTTCCGAGTTTGCATTGTGTCTGCGTTTGCAAGCGCGCTTTTCACCAATGACACATGCTGTGTTGTGCTCACTGAATTCATCCTCAAGGTTGCCAGGCAGAACAACCTACCACCACAGCCTTTCCTTCTGGCCCTTGCCACCAGTTCTAACATCGGCTCTGCCGCAACGCCGATCGGTAACCCTCAGAACCTTGTCATAGCTGTGGAGAGTGGGATTTCATTTGGTCAGTTCCTGCTAGGAATTTTCCCAGCTATGATTGTTGGGGTTCTGACAAATGCTGCTATACTCCTTTTGTACTTCTGGAAATACTTGTCTGTGGAGAAGGACCAGGAAGGCGGGCAACCTGAAGGGCCGGAGGTGGTTGCCGACGATGAGGTTACCTCACATCGCTTCACACCGGCTAGGATGTCACATGTTTCGTCCCTGAACCCAGATGATGTGGATTGCATAAGTGAACCAATCATCAGGAGCAACAGTGTTAGTACCAGTGTGAACGAGAACCTGAGGAGCAGAAGCATCAATTCTGAGGCCGACATTCAGCTTGCCATCAAGTCTCTGCGGGCATCGAGCATGTCGCACGAGATGGTAGAGGTCTCGACGGTTCCTGATAGGAGAGATGAAGGTGCATCCT from Panicum hallii strain FIL2 chromosome 9, PHallii_v3.1, whole genome shotgun sequence includes:
- the LOC112872577 gene encoding silicon efflux transporter LSI2-like isoform X1, producing MALAGTSKVVLGCIAFGIFWVMAVFPTVPFMPVGRTAGSLLGAMLMVLFRVISPEDAYAAIDLPIIGLLFGTMVVSIFLERADMFKYLGNLLSWKSRGSKDLLFRVCIVSAFASALFTNDTCCVVLTEFILKVARQNNLPPQPFLLALATSSNIGSAATPIGNPQNLVIAVESGISFGQFLLGIFPAMIVGVLTNAAILLLYFWKYLSVEKDQEGGQPEGPEVVADDEVTSHRFTPARMSHVSSLNPDDVDCISEPIIRSNSVSTSVNENLRSRSINSEADIQLAIKSLRASSMSHEMVEVSTVPDRRDEGASSRKFTRTASQQRSVIIEDLPPSPESNGEKEKEAEVAEKRWKILVWKTAVYLITLGMLIALLMGLNMSWTAITAALVLLALDFTDAQACLEKVSYSLLIFFCGMFITVDGFNKTGIPNTLWELVEPYSRIDSAKGVALLAVVILILSNVASNVPTVLLLGTRVAASAAAISHDSERKAWLILAWVSTVAGNLTLLGSAANLIVCEQARRAQFFGYNLTFWSHLRFGVPSTIVVTAIGLLIVISY
- the LOC112872577 gene encoding silicon efflux transporter LSI2-like isoform X2, yielding MAVFPTVPFMPVGRTAGSLLGAMLMVLFRVISPEDAYAAIDLPIIGLLFGTMVVSIFLERADMFKYLGNLLSWKSRGSKDLLFRVCIVSAFASALFTNDTCCVVLTEFILKVARQNNLPPQPFLLALATSSNIGSAATPIGNPQNLVIAVESGISFGQFLLGIFPAMIVGVLTNAAILLLYFWKYLSVEKDQEGGQPEGPEVVADDEVTSHRFTPARMSHVSSLNPDDVDCISEPIIRSNSVSTSVNENLRSRSINSEADIQLAIKSLRASSMSHEMVEVSTVPDRRDEGASSRKFTRTASQQRSVIIEDLPPSPESNGEKEKEAEVAEKRWKILVWKTAVYLITLGMLIALLMGLNMSWTAITAALVLLALDFTDAQACLEKVSYSLLIFFCGMFITVDGFNKTGIPNTLWELVEPYSRIDSAKGVALLAVVILILSNVASNVPTVLLLGTRVAASAAAISHDSERKAWLILAWVSTVAGNLTLLGSAANLIVCEQARRAQFFGYNLTFWSHLRFGVPSTIVVTAIGLLIVISY